Proteins from a single region of Pithys albifrons albifrons isolate INPA30051 chromosome 10, PitAlb_v1, whole genome shotgun sequence:
- the DHX9 gene encoding ATP-dependent RNA helicase A isoform X3 — protein sequence MGGGCPEERGRDAPGTEGGLTTEGGLPWGQKEGRPEAGPSPGSAVPASGPSAIATPGTGRSGPASAQGLPEGRGNLSSMTSRKKLQGLVAATMTPMTPDGQINLPVIPQYVDYLVNEQNVKNVFVNGTTGEGLSLSIQERKQLAEEWMCQGKDKLDHVIIHVGALSLLESQELARHAAAIGAGGIAVIAPFFFKPTNKDELVTFLQKVASEAPDVPFYYYHIPPLTGVKIRVEELLDGIRERIPTFQGVKFSDTDLLDLAQCIHNNETEQLEFLYGVDEQLLGALAVGANGAVGSNLRSDSLLQSSLHV from the exons ATGGGAGGGGGTTGCCctgaggagagagggagggatgcCCCGGGCACGGAGGGAGGGCTGACCACAGAGGgagggctgccctggggacagaAGGAGGGCCGCCCCGAGGCGGGGCCGAGCCCAGGCAGCGCTGTGCCCGCCTCCGGCCCCTCGGCCATTGCCACCCCCGGCACCGGGCGGAGCGGCCCTGCGAGCGCCCAGGGGCTGCCCGAGGGGAGGGGCAACCTGAG CTCAATGACATCCAGGAAGAAATTACAGGGTCTTGTAGCTGCTACAATGACTCCAATGACTCCGGATGG ACAAATTAACCTTCCGGTGATCCCTCAGTACGTGGATTATCTGGTGAACGAGCAGAATGTGAAGAATGTTTTTG TGAACGGCACGACAGGAGAAGGCCTGTCCCTCAGCATCCAGGAGAGGAAGCAGCTGGCAGAAGAGTGGATGTGCCAAGGGAAAGACAA GTTGGATCATGTGATCATTCATGTGGGAGCACTGAGTCTGCTGGAGTCCCAGGAGCTG GCAAGACATGCAGCAGCCATAGGAGCTGGTGGCATTGCTGTCATAGCCCCCTTCTTCttcaaacccacaaacaaag ATGAGCTGGTCACTTTCTTACAGAAGGTTGCATCGGAGGCCCCTGATGTTCCATTCTATTACTATCATATTCCTCCTCTGACAGGTGTGAAGA TTCgtgtggaggagctgctggatggaATCAGGGAACGGATCCCCACCTTCCAGGGGGTCAAGTTCAGCGACACGGATCTCCTGGACCTGGCACAGTGTATTCACAACAATGAAACAGAGCAGCTTGAATTTCTCTACGGGGTGGATGAG CAACTGTTGGGTGCACTGGCCGTGGGGGCAAATGGAGCAGTTGGCAG CAACTTGAGAAGTGATTCCCTACTTCAATCTTCACTACATGTGTAA
- the HEBP2 gene encoding heme-binding protein 2: MIKSFKQTFLSLDLQSPRWSSTETMAKEYELRQYEPAKWVSTVVRGEPQKEAMRQGFWKLFHYIQGKNDRETKIDMTVPVTCLVKSGCTDFKVSFFVPFEHQDSPPQPTDSDVFVEERKAAAIFVRSFGGFASPEKYAEEAEALARTLRNRGQPFHEDFFYTAGYDSPFKLFNRHNEVWYFRK; encoded by the exons ATGATCAAATCCTTCAAGCAGACATTCCTGTCCCTGGACCTGCAGTCCCCTCGGTGGAGCTCAACAGAGACAATG GCCAAGGAGTACGAGCTGCGGCAGTACGAGCCGGCCAAGTGGGTGAGCACGGTGGTGAGGGGGGAGCCGCAGAAGGAGGCGATGCGCCAGGGCTTCTGGAAGCTCTTCCACTACATCCAGGGCAAGAACGACAGAG AAACGAAGATTGACATGACTGTGCCCGTGACCTGCCTGGTGAAGTCGGGCTGCACAGACTTCAAGGTCTCCTTCTTTGTGCCCTTTGAGCACCAGGACTCGCCCCCCCAGCCCACGGACTCCGATGTGTTCGTGGAGGAGCGGAAGGCGGCCGCGATCTTTGTGAG GTCCTTTGGTGGATTTGCCTCACCAGAGAAATATGCTGAGGAAGCTGAAGCCTTGGCCAGAACCTTGAGAAACAGAGGCCAACCATTCCATGAAGACTTCTTCTATACTGCAGGATATGACAGTCCCTTCAAGCTCTTTAACAGGCACAATGAAGTGTGGTACTTTAGAAAGTAA
- the DHX9 gene encoding ATP-dependent RNA helicase A isoform X4: MTSRKKLQGLVAATMTPMTPDGQINLPVIPQYVDYLVNEQNVKNVFVNGTTGEGLSLSIQERKQLAEEWMCQGKDKLDHVIIHVGALSLLESQELARHAAAIGAGGIAVIAPFFFKPTNKDELVTFLQKVASEAPDVPFYYYHIPPLTGVKIRVEELLDGIRERIPTFQGVKFSDTDLLDLAQCIHNNETEQLEFLYGVDEQLLGALAVGANGAVGSTYNYLGRQMNLMLQAFAKPDLALARKYQFLTGEFLNFVIKLGFGVAQTKAVMTFVSGIPMGPPRLPLLAASEEFIAKAKAKLDSIVWPDGD, encoded by the exons ATGACATCCAGGAAGAAATTACAGGGTCTTGTAGCTGCTACAATGACTCCAATGACTCCGGATGG ACAAATTAACCTTCCGGTGATCCCTCAGTACGTGGATTATCTGGTGAACGAGCAGAATGTGAAGAATGTTTTTG TGAACGGCACGACAGGAGAAGGCCTGTCCCTCAGCATCCAGGAGAGGAAGCAGCTGGCAGAAGAGTGGATGTGCCAAGGGAAAGACAA GTTGGATCATGTGATCATTCATGTGGGAGCACTGAGTCTGCTGGAGTCCCAGGAGCTG GCAAGACATGCAGCAGCCATAGGAGCTGGTGGCATTGCTGTCATAGCCCCCTTCTTCttcaaacccacaaacaaag ATGAGCTGGTCACTTTCTTACAGAAGGTTGCATCGGAGGCCCCTGATGTTCCATTCTATTACTATCATATTCCTCCTCTGACAGGTGTGAAGA TTCgtgtggaggagctgctggatggaATCAGGGAACGGATCCCCACCTTCCAGGGGGTCAAGTTCAGCGACACGGATCTCCTGGACCTGGCACAGTGTATTCACAACAATGAAACAGAGCAGCTTGAATTTCTCTACGGGGTGGATGAG CAACTGTTGGGTGCACTGGCCGTGGGGGCAAATGGAGCAGTTGGCAG CACATACAACTATTTGGGCCGCCAGATGAATCTGATGTTGCAAGCCTTTGCAAAGCCAGACCTTGCCCTGGCACGGAAATACCAG TTTCTCACTGGGGAATTTCTCAACTTTGTCATCAAACTGG GTTTTGGTGTTGCACAGACTAAAGCTGTAATGACTTTTGTTTCTGGCATTCCCATGGGACCTCCACGGCTTCCACTTCTTGCTGCCTCTGAGGAGTTCATTGCCAAGGCCAAAGCCAAGCTGGACAGCATTGTGTGGCCTGATGGTGACTGA
- the DHX9 gene encoding ATP-dependent RNA helicase A isoform X2 — protein MGGGCPEERGRDAPGTEGGLTTEGGLPWGQKEGRPEAGPSPGSAVPASGPSAIATPGTGRSGPASAQGLPEGRGNLSSMTSRKKLQGLVAATMTPMTPDGQINLPVIPQYVDYLVNEQNVKNVFVNGTTGEGLSLSIQERKQLAEEWMCQGKDKLDHVIIHVGALSLLESQELARHAAAIGAGGIAVIAPFFFKPTNKDELVTFLQKVASEAPDVPFYYYHIPPLTGVKIRVEELLDGIRERIPTFQGVKFSDTDLLDLAQCIHNNETEQLEFLYGVDEQLLGALAVGANGAVGSTYNYLGRQMNLMLQAFAKPDLALARKYQFLTGEFLNFVIKLGFGVAQTKAVMTFVSGIPMGPPRLPLLAASEEFIAKAKAKLDSIVWPDGD, from the exons ATGGGAGGGGGTTGCCctgaggagagagggagggatgcCCCGGGCACGGAGGGAGGGCTGACCACAGAGGgagggctgccctggggacagaAGGAGGGCCGCCCCGAGGCGGGGCCGAGCCCAGGCAGCGCTGTGCCCGCCTCCGGCCCCTCGGCCATTGCCACCCCCGGCACCGGGCGGAGCGGCCCTGCGAGCGCCCAGGGGCTGCCCGAGGGGAGGGGCAACCTGAG CTCAATGACATCCAGGAAGAAATTACAGGGTCTTGTAGCTGCTACAATGACTCCAATGACTCCGGATGG ACAAATTAACCTTCCGGTGATCCCTCAGTACGTGGATTATCTGGTGAACGAGCAGAATGTGAAGAATGTTTTTG TGAACGGCACGACAGGAGAAGGCCTGTCCCTCAGCATCCAGGAGAGGAAGCAGCTGGCAGAAGAGTGGATGTGCCAAGGGAAAGACAA GTTGGATCATGTGATCATTCATGTGGGAGCACTGAGTCTGCTGGAGTCCCAGGAGCTG GCAAGACATGCAGCAGCCATAGGAGCTGGTGGCATTGCTGTCATAGCCCCCTTCTTCttcaaacccacaaacaaag ATGAGCTGGTCACTTTCTTACAGAAGGTTGCATCGGAGGCCCCTGATGTTCCATTCTATTACTATCATATTCCTCCTCTGACAGGTGTGAAGA TTCgtgtggaggagctgctggatggaATCAGGGAACGGATCCCCACCTTCCAGGGGGTCAAGTTCAGCGACACGGATCTCCTGGACCTGGCACAGTGTATTCACAACAATGAAACAGAGCAGCTTGAATTTCTCTACGGGGTGGATGAG CAACTGTTGGGTGCACTGGCCGTGGGGGCAAATGGAGCAGTTGGCAG CACATACAACTATTTGGGCCGCCAGATGAATCTGATGTTGCAAGCCTTTGCAAAGCCAGACCTTGCCCTGGCACGGAAATACCAG TTTCTCACTGGGGAATTTCTCAACTTTGTCATCAAACTGG GTTTTGGTGTTGCACAGACTAAAGCTGTAATGACTTTTGTTTCTGGCATTCCCATGGGACCTCCACGGCTTCCACTTCTTGCTGCCTCTGAGGAGTTCATTGCCAAGGCCAAAGCCAAGCTGGACAGCATTGTGTGGCCTGATGGTGACTGA